The proteins below come from a single Candidatus Poribacteria bacterium genomic window:
- a CDS encoding aspartyl protease family protein, with protein sequence MGITYIEGTVRGPKGEEQVRFLVDSGATYTLLSEPVWRKIGLSPKREHVFVLADGRTVTRKVSECYIVLPQGEGHTPVILGEPGDDEALLGVVTLEVLGLVFDPFRRTLEPMRMLLV encoded by the coding sequence ATGGGCATAACCTATATTGAGGGAACGGTGCGGGGTCCTAAAGGGGAGGAGCAGGTTAGGTTTCTTGTGGACAGTGGAGCCACCTATACTTTGCTCTCCGAACCCGTGTGGCGAAAAATCGGGCTTTCCCCGAAGCGGGAACATGTCTTTGTTTTGGCAGATGGGCGCACAGTCACGCGGAAGGTTTCTGAATGCTATATCGTTCTGCCCCAGGGGGAGGGGCACACACCTGTGATCCTGGGCGAACCAGGGGATGATGAGGCGCTTTTGGGCGTGGTGACCCTCGAGGTCCTGGGCCTGGTGTTTGACCCCTTCAGGCGCACCTTGGAGCCGATGCGCATGC